One stretch of Macadamia integrifolia cultivar HAES 741 unplaced genomic scaffold, SCU_Mint_v3 scaffold766, whole genome shotgun sequence DNA includes these proteins:
- the LOC122069931 gene encoding ubiquitin carboxyl-terminal hydrolase 2-like isoform X3, giving the protein MVKRAKKKIRSTQKERRVSSASSKTIPTDLNPTDEIGGAGVVVNERKACTHLSKGIDLDRFSSKIGSVQSARCEDCREDAVDRRSAKGRSKAGKKKGTGHLDAKSDLRSIWICLECAHFACGGIGLPTIPQSHAARHARQCRHPCVIQFDNPQLRWCFPCNSLIPVEKSEDNGEQKDILLDVVKLIKGQSSVGASVDVEDVWFGGGNAGNKSVLDNIGSGILDTGYRVKGLVNLGNTCFFNSVMQNLFAIDMLRDYFMKLDWSFGPLTAALKKLFSEICLEVDSGSVINPKSFFGCICAKAPQFRGYQQQDSHEFLRCLFDGLCTEELEARRLRNSSGEEGATSNHSPTFVDAIFGGQLSSTVCCVECGHSSIVYEPFLDLSLPVPTKKSPPKKALTVSRPRKPKLPPKKGGRNLLKEGTTFSPKREPDPGPSESNKSSSLDPSVVPVAEQSMASVDDSSWLDFIETDNASEFLVSVPQNQDISGAQDSGDKQVFKDVAEERAKPSDDVSWLGYVQPGELAAECHSVSQNYDTSAVQDSEYGQVIQNGMLRGGSDLLSQGYYPNAEPKLDLYSSQSNSCEDELPLQVQSSEVVLLPFKEENSSTEEIVRKEGEASTSLAGCEPDGLDFDGFGELFNEPEIVPDPNTESWSGDMSFQFQATEATETSFVAGNSSDSCPDEVDNTDAPVSVDSCLAYFTKPELLPDKHAWHCENCSKILRGQGMGGKGGLQKTTPRTSMNGVEVRSGVEVRSGNAPLGFNKDSVDLAECSHLDNGKLESDTVSTTTAESLPLNNKRLDDSNQNCTKLENSQTGEEADSEFVNPISNCLACLKICQGDKVLGLSNNTIEGQTPTLDHHDSSNQTSELCILDNCIQCETVQAQPKVSQPLAVVRDSDENEDKEMDSKSVKAMRDATKRILINRVPPILTIHLKRFSQDSRGRLSKLSGDVSFKETIDLRPYMDPSTIGDPDTWAKECALSISVHW; this is encoded by the exons ATGGTGAAAAGGGCTAAAAAGAAGATACGAAGCACTCAGAAGGAGAGGAGAGtttcctctgcttcttccaAAACCATTCCCACGGACTTGAATCCAACGGATGAGATTGGAGGTGCTGGAGTTGTAGTCAATGAGAGAAAAGCATGTACCCATCTCAGTAAGGGTATTGATTTGGATAGATTCTCTTCAAAAATTGGTTCAGTCCAATCTGCTAGGTGCGAAGATTGTAGGGAAGATGCGGTTGATCGGAGGTCAGCTAAGGGAAGGAGTAAAgctgggaagaagaaaggaacaGGTCATTTGGATGCAAAGTCGGATTTAAGATCCATTTGGATCTGCTTGGAATGTGCGCATTTTGCTTGTGGAGGGATTGGATTGCCGACAATTCCCCAAAGCCATGCTGCTAGGCATGCCAGACAATGTCGTCACCCTTGTGTGATTCAATTTGACAACCCTCAACTCCGCTGGTGCTTCCCTTGTAATTCACTAATTCCAGTAGAAAAGTCAGAAGACAATGGTGAGCAGAAAGATATCTTATTGGATGTAGTGAAATTGATCAAGGGGCAATCATCAGTGGGAGCTTCAGTTGATGTTGAAGATGTTTGGTTTGGTGGTGGAAATGCTGGGAACAAATCGGTGTTAGACAACATTGGATCAGGAATTCTAGACACTGGTTATAGAGTAAAGGGCTTGGTTAACCTTGGGAATACTTGCTTCTTCAATTCAGTGATGCAGAACCTTTTTGCCATTGATATGTTGCGGGACTATTTCATGAAGTTGGACTGGTCTTTTGGGCCTTTGACTGCAGCTTTAAAGAAGCTTTTCAGTGAAATATGTCTGGAAGTGGATTCAGGGAGTGtgataaacccaaaatccttcTTTGGGTGCATCTGTGCCAAAGCCCCCCAATTTAGGGGATACCAGCAACAGGACAGCCATGAATTTCTCAGGTGCTTGTTTGATGGGTTGTGCACTGAGGAGTTGGAGGCTAGAAGATTACGGAATTCTTCTGGGGAAGAGGGAGCCACTTCAAATCATAGTCCCACTTTTGTAGATGCAATTTTTGGGGGACAACTCTCAAGTACTGTTTGCTGTGTGGAGTGTGGGCACTCCTCCATTGTTTATGAGCCCTTTTTGGATCTCTCACTGCCGGTGCCAACTAAAAAATCTCCACCTAAGAAGGCTTTAACAGTCTCACGACCTAGGAAACCAAAATTGCCTCCTAAGAAAGGTGGGAGAAATCTATTAAAGGAGGGTACTACTTTCTCCCCAAAACGTGAGCCTGATCCTGGTCCATCAGAAAGCAATAAGTCTTCTTCTCTTGATCCATCTGTTGTGCCCGTTGCCGAACAATCAATGGCTTCAGTGGATGATTCTTCTTGGTTGGATTTCATTGAAACAGATAATGCATCGGAGTTTCTTGTTTCAGTTCCACAGAATCAGGACATCTCAGGTGCTCAAGATTCTGGTGACAAGCAGGTCTTTAAGGATGTTGCAGAGGAGAGAGCCAAGCCATCAGATGATGTTTCATGGTTGGGTTATGTACAACCAGGTGAACTGGCTGCTGAGTGCCATTCAGTTTCACAAAACTATGATACTTCAGCTGTTCAAGATTCTGAATACGGGCAAGTTATCCAGAATGGCATGTTACGGGGTGGCTCTGACTTGCTCAGCCAGGGTTATTATCCTAACGCAGAACCAAAGTTGGACTTATATTCTTCTCAAAGTAATTCTTGTGAGGATGAGCTCCCTTTACAGGTTCAAAGTTCAGAAGTTGTGTTGCTTCCCTTTAAAGAGGAAAACTCAAGCACTGAAGAGATTGTGAGAAAAGAAGGTGAGGCCTCTACGTCTCTTGCAGGCTGTGAACCAGACGGTTTAGACTTTGATGGCTTTGGGGAGTTATTTAATGAGCCTGAGATTGTTCCTGATCCCAATACAGAGTCCTGGTCAGGTGACATGAGCTTCCAGTTCCAAGCAACTGAAGCGACGGAAACAAGTTTTGTAGCTGGAAACAGCAGTGACTCCTGTCCTGATGAAGTTGATAATACAGATGCACCAGTCTCTGTTGATAGTTGTTTGGCATATTTTACGAAGCCTGAACTTCTCCCTGACAAACATGCTTGGCATTGTGAAAATTGTTCCAAGATTTTGCGTGGCCAAGGGATGGGAGGTAAGGGAGGTCTGCAGAAAACCACACCAAGGACTAGTATGAATGGAGTTGAGGTAAGAAGTGGAGTTGAGGTAAGAAGCGGCAATGCCCCATTGGGTTTCAACAAGGATTCTGTGGATCTTGCTGAATGCAGTCATTTGGACAATGGGAAGCTTGAAAGTGATACTGTTTCCACAACTACCGCTGAAAGCTTGCCTCTGAATAATAAGAGACTTGATGATTCAAACCAAAATTGTACCAAGCTTGAAAACAGTCAAACGGGTGAGGAGGCAGATTCAGAGTTTGTAAACCCCATTTCCAATTGTCTAGCATGCTTGAAAATTTGTCAAGGGGACAAAGTACTTGGTTTGTCGAATAATACTATTGAGGGGCAAACACCAACTTTGGATCACCATGATTCTAGTAATCAAACAAGTGAGTTGTGTATTCTTGATAACTGTATACAATGTGAAACTGTTCAAGCACAGCCTAAGGTTTCTCAGCCTTTGGCTGTAGTACGTGACTCAGATGAGAATGAAGATAAGGAAATGGACTCAAAAAGTGTGAAGGCAATGAGAGATGCAACTAAGAGGATTCTCATCAATAGGGTCCCACCCATCCTGACCATTCATCTTAAGAGATTCAGTCAAGATTCCCGTGGCCGCTTAAGCAAATTGAGTGGTGATGTTAGTTTCAAAGAAACAATTGATCTTCGGCCATATATGGACCCCAG CACTATTGGTGATCCTGACACGTGGGCAAAAGAATGTGCTCTATCAATATCTGTACATTGGTAG
- the LOC122069931 gene encoding ubiquitin carboxyl-terminal hydrolase 2-like isoform X1: MVKRAKKKIRSTQKERRVSSASSKTIPTDLNPTDEIGGAGVVVNERKACTHLSKGIDLDRFSSKIGSVQSARCEDCREDAVDRRSAKGRSKAGKKKGTGHLDAKSDLRSIWICLECAHFACGGIGLPTIPQSHAARHARQCRHPCVIQFDNPQLRWCFPCNSLIPVEKSEDNGEQKDILLDVVKLIKGQSSVGASVDVEDVWFGGGNAGNKSVLDNIGSGILDTGYRVKGLVNLGNTCFFNSVMQNLFAIDMLRDYFMKLDWSFGPLTAALKKLFSEICLEVDSGSVINPKSFFGCICAKAPQFRGYQQQDSHEFLRCLFDGLCTEELEARRLRNSSGEEGATSNHSPTFVDAIFGGQLSSTVCCVECGHSSIVYEPFLDLSLPVPTKKSPPKKALTVSRPRKPKLPPKKGGRNLLKEGTTFSPKREPDPGPSESNKSSSLDPSVVPVAEQSMASVDDSSWLDFIETDNASEFLVSVPQNQDISGAQDSGDKQVFKDVAEERAKPSDDVSWLGYVQPGELAAECHSVSQNYDTSAVQDSEYGQVIQNGMLRGGSDLLSQGYYPNAEPKLDLYSSQSNSCEDELPLQVQSSEVVLLPFKEENSSTEEIVRKEGEASTSLAGCEPDGLDFDGFGELFNEPEIVPDPNTESWSGDMSFQFQATEATETSFVAGNSSDSCPDEVDNTDAPVSVDSCLAYFTKPELLPDKHAWHCENCSKILRGQGMGGKGGLQKTTPRTSMNGVEVRSGVEVRSGNAPLGFNKDSVDLAECSHLDNGKLESDTVSTTTAESLPLNNKRLDDSNQNCTKLENSQTGEEADSEFVNPISNCLACLKICQGDKVLGLSNNTIEGQTPTLDHHDSSNQTSELCILDNCIQCETVQAQPKVSQPLAVVRDSDENEDKEMDSKSVKAMRDATKRILINRVPPILTIHLKRFSQDSRGRLSKLSGDVSFKETIDLRPYMDPRCGEERYKCEYHLVGVVVHSGTMRGGHYIAYVRGNKSRGRTEKFSGESTWYYISDSHVREVSLAEVLRCEAYILFYEKN, from the exons ATGGTGAAAAGGGCTAAAAAGAAGATACGAAGCACTCAGAAGGAGAGGAGAGtttcctctgcttcttccaAAACCATTCCCACGGACTTGAATCCAACGGATGAGATTGGAGGTGCTGGAGTTGTAGTCAATGAGAGAAAAGCATGTACCCATCTCAGTAAGGGTATTGATTTGGATAGATTCTCTTCAAAAATTGGTTCAGTCCAATCTGCTAGGTGCGAAGATTGTAGGGAAGATGCGGTTGATCGGAGGTCAGCTAAGGGAAGGAGTAAAgctgggaagaagaaaggaacaGGTCATTTGGATGCAAAGTCGGATTTAAGATCCATTTGGATCTGCTTGGAATGTGCGCATTTTGCTTGTGGAGGGATTGGATTGCCGACAATTCCCCAAAGCCATGCTGCTAGGCATGCCAGACAATGTCGTCACCCTTGTGTGATTCAATTTGACAACCCTCAACTCCGCTGGTGCTTCCCTTGTAATTCACTAATTCCAGTAGAAAAGTCAGAAGACAATGGTGAGCAGAAAGATATCTTATTGGATGTAGTGAAATTGATCAAGGGGCAATCATCAGTGGGAGCTTCAGTTGATGTTGAAGATGTTTGGTTTGGTGGTGGAAATGCTGGGAACAAATCGGTGTTAGACAACATTGGATCAGGAATTCTAGACACTGGTTATAGAGTAAAGGGCTTGGTTAACCTTGGGAATACTTGCTTCTTCAATTCAGTGATGCAGAACCTTTTTGCCATTGATATGTTGCGGGACTATTTCATGAAGTTGGACTGGTCTTTTGGGCCTTTGACTGCAGCTTTAAAGAAGCTTTTCAGTGAAATATGTCTGGAAGTGGATTCAGGGAGTGtgataaacccaaaatccttcTTTGGGTGCATCTGTGCCAAAGCCCCCCAATTTAGGGGATACCAGCAACAGGACAGCCATGAATTTCTCAGGTGCTTGTTTGATGGGTTGTGCACTGAGGAGTTGGAGGCTAGAAGATTACGGAATTCTTCTGGGGAAGAGGGAGCCACTTCAAATCATAGTCCCACTTTTGTAGATGCAATTTTTGGGGGACAACTCTCAAGTACTGTTTGCTGTGTGGAGTGTGGGCACTCCTCCATTGTTTATGAGCCCTTTTTGGATCTCTCACTGCCGGTGCCAACTAAAAAATCTCCACCTAAGAAGGCTTTAACAGTCTCACGACCTAGGAAACCAAAATTGCCTCCTAAGAAAGGTGGGAGAAATCTATTAAAGGAGGGTACTACTTTCTCCCCAAAACGTGAGCCTGATCCTGGTCCATCAGAAAGCAATAAGTCTTCTTCTCTTGATCCATCTGTTGTGCCCGTTGCCGAACAATCAATGGCTTCAGTGGATGATTCTTCTTGGTTGGATTTCATTGAAACAGATAATGCATCGGAGTTTCTTGTTTCAGTTCCACAGAATCAGGACATCTCAGGTGCTCAAGATTCTGGTGACAAGCAGGTCTTTAAGGATGTTGCAGAGGAGAGAGCCAAGCCATCAGATGATGTTTCATGGTTGGGTTATGTACAACCAGGTGAACTGGCTGCTGAGTGCCATTCAGTTTCACAAAACTATGATACTTCAGCTGTTCAAGATTCTGAATACGGGCAAGTTATCCAGAATGGCATGTTACGGGGTGGCTCTGACTTGCTCAGCCAGGGTTATTATCCTAACGCAGAACCAAAGTTGGACTTATATTCTTCTCAAAGTAATTCTTGTGAGGATGAGCTCCCTTTACAGGTTCAAAGTTCAGAAGTTGTGTTGCTTCCCTTTAAAGAGGAAAACTCAAGCACTGAAGAGATTGTGAGAAAAGAAGGTGAGGCCTCTACGTCTCTTGCAGGCTGTGAACCAGACGGTTTAGACTTTGATGGCTTTGGGGAGTTATTTAATGAGCCTGAGATTGTTCCTGATCCCAATACAGAGTCCTGGTCAGGTGACATGAGCTTCCAGTTCCAAGCAACTGAAGCGACGGAAACAAGTTTTGTAGCTGGAAACAGCAGTGACTCCTGTCCTGATGAAGTTGATAATACAGATGCACCAGTCTCTGTTGATAGTTGTTTGGCATATTTTACGAAGCCTGAACTTCTCCCTGACAAACATGCTTGGCATTGTGAAAATTGTTCCAAGATTTTGCGTGGCCAAGGGATGGGAGGTAAGGGAGGTCTGCAGAAAACCACACCAAGGACTAGTATGAATGGAGTTGAGGTAAGAAGTGGAGTTGAGGTAAGAAGCGGCAATGCCCCATTGGGTTTCAACAAGGATTCTGTGGATCTTGCTGAATGCAGTCATTTGGACAATGGGAAGCTTGAAAGTGATACTGTTTCCACAACTACCGCTGAAAGCTTGCCTCTGAATAATAAGAGACTTGATGATTCAAACCAAAATTGTACCAAGCTTGAAAACAGTCAAACGGGTGAGGAGGCAGATTCAGAGTTTGTAAACCCCATTTCCAATTGTCTAGCATGCTTGAAAATTTGTCAAGGGGACAAAGTACTTGGTTTGTCGAATAATACTATTGAGGGGCAAACACCAACTTTGGATCACCATGATTCTAGTAATCAAACAAGTGAGTTGTGTATTCTTGATAACTGTATACAATGTGAAACTGTTCAAGCACAGCCTAAGGTTTCTCAGCCTTTGGCTGTAGTACGTGACTCAGATGAGAATGAAGATAAGGAAATGGACTCAAAAAGTGTGAAGGCAATGAGAGATGCAACTAAGAGGATTCTCATCAATAGGGTCCCACCCATCCTGACCATTCATCTTAAGAGATTCAGTCAAGATTCCCGTGGCCGCTTAAGCAAATTGAGTGGTGATGTTAGTTTCAAAGAAACAATTGATCTTCGGCCATATATGGACCCCAG gtgtggagaagagagatataAATGTGAATACCACCTAGTTGGTGTGGTGGTGCATTCTGGGACCATGCGAGGTGGGCATTATATTGCATACGTGAGAGGCAATAAAAGTCGAGGGAGAACTGAAAAGTTCAGTGGTGAATCCACATGGTACTATATCAGCGATTCCCATGTCCGTGAGGTTTCTCTTGCAGAGGTTCTGCGGTGTGAAGCATACatattattttatgaaaaa
- the LOC122069931 gene encoding ubiquitin carboxyl-terminal hydrolase 2-like isoform X2, with translation MVKRAKKKIRSTQKERRVSSASSKTIPTDLNPTDEIGGAGVVVNERKACTHLSKGIDLDRFSSKIGSVQSARCEDCREDAVDRRSAKGRSKAGKKKGTGHLDAKSDLRSIWICLECAHFACGGIGLPTIPQSHAARHARQCRHPCVIQFDNPQLRWCFPCNSLIPVEKSEDNGEQKDILLDVVKLIKGQSSVGASVDVEDVWFGGGNAGNKSVLDNIGSGILDTGYRVKGLVNLGNTCFFNSVMQNLFAIDMLRDYFMKLDWSFGPLTAALKKLFSEICLEVDSGSVINPKSFFGCICAKAPQFRGYQQQDSHEFLRCLFDGLCTEELEARRLRNSSGEEGATSNHSPTFVDAIFGGQLSSTVCCVECGHSSIVYEPFLDLSLPVPTKKSPPKKALTVSRPRKPKLPPKKGGRNLLKEGTTFSPKREPDPGPSESNKSSSLDPSVVPVAEQSMASVDDSSWLDFIETDNASEFLVSVPQNQDISGAQDSGDKQVFKDVAEERAKPSDDVSWLGYVQPGELAAECHSVSQNYDTSAVQDSEYGQVIQNGMLRGGSDLLSQGYYPNAEPKLDLYSSQSNSCEDELPLQVQSSEVVLLPFKEENSSTEEIVRKEGEASTSLAGCEPDGLDFDGFGELFNEPEIVPDPNTESWSGDMSFQFQATEATETSFVAGNSSDSCPDEVDNTDAPVSVDSCLAYFTKPELLPDKHAWHCENCSKILRGQGMGGKGGLQKTTPRTSMNGVEVRSGVEVRSGNAPLGFNKDSVDLAECSHLDNGKLESDTVSTTTAESLPLNNKRLDDSNQNCTKLENSQTGEEADSEFVNPISNCLACLKICQGDKVLGLSNNTIEGQTPTLDHHDSSNQTSELCILDNCIQCETVQAQPKVSQPLAVVRDSDENEDKEMDSKSVKAMRDATKRILINRVPPILTIHLKRFSQDSRGRLSKLSGDVSFKETIDLRPYMDPRCGEERYKCEYHLVGVVVHSGTMRGGHYIAYVRGNKSRGRTEKFSGESTWYYISDSHVREVSLAEVLRCEAYILFYEKN, from the exons ATGGTGAAAAGGGCTAAAAAGAAGATACGAAGCACTCAGAAGGAGAGGAGAGtttcctctgcttcttccaAAACCATTCCCACGGACTTGAATCCAACGGATGAGATTGGAGGTGCTGGAGTTGTAGTCAATGAGAGAAAAGCATGTACCCATCTCAGTAAGGGTATTGATTTGGATAGATTCTCTTCAAAAATTGGTTCAGTCCAATCTGCTAGGTGCGAAGATTGTAGGGAAGATGCGGTTGATCGGAGGTCAGCTAAGGGAAGGAGTAAAgctgggaagaagaaaggaacaGGTCATTTGGATGCAAAGTCGGATTTAAGATCCATTTGGATCTGCTTGGAATGTGCGCATTTTGCTTGTGGAGGGATTGGATTGCCGACAATTCCCCAAAGCCATGCTGCTAGGCATGCCAGACAATGTCGTCACCCTTGTGTGATTCAATTTGACAACCCTCAACTCCGCTGGTGCTTCCCTTGTAATTCACTAATTCCAGTAGAAAAGTCAGAAGACAATGGTGAGCAGAAAGATATCTTATTGGATGTAGTGAAATTGATCAAGGGGCAATCATCAGTGGGAGCTTCAGTTGATGTTGAAGATGTTTGGTTTGGTGGTGGAAATGCTGGGAACAAATCGGTGTTAGACAACATTGGATCAGGAATTCTAGACACTGGTTATAGAGTAAAGGGCTTGGTTAACCTTGGGAATACTTGCTTCTTCAATTCAGTGATGCAGAACCTTTTTGCCATTGATATGTTGCGGGACTATTTCATGAAGTTGGACTGGTCTTTTGGGCCTTTGACTGCAGCTTTAAAGAAGCTTTTCAGTGAAATATGTCTGGAAGTGGATTCAGGGAGTGtgataaacccaaaatccttcTTTGGGTGCATCTGTGCCAAAGCCCCCCAATTTAGGGGATACCAGCAACAGGACAGCCATGAATTTCTCAGGTGCTTGTTTGATGGGTTGTGCACTGAGGAGTTGGAGGCTAGAAGATTACGGAATTCTTCTGGGGAAGAGGGAGCCACTTCAAATCATAGTCCCACTTTTGTAGATGCAATTTTTGGGGGACAACTCTCAAGTACTGTTTGCTGTGTGGAGTGTGGGCACTCCTCCATTGTTTATGAGCCCTTTTTGGATCTCTCACTGCCGGTGCCAACTAAAAAATCTCCACCTAAGAAGGCTTTAACAGTCTCACGACCTAGGAAACCAAAATTGCCTCCTAAGAAAGGTGGGAGAAATCTATTAAAGGAGGGTACTACTTTCTCCCCAAAACGTGAGCCTGATCCTGGTCCATCAGAAAGCAATAAGTCTTCTTCTCTTGATCCATCTGTTGTGCCCGTTGCCGAACAATCAATGGCTTCAGTGGATGATTCTTCTTGGTTGGATTTCATTGAAACAGATAATGCATCGGAGTTTCTTGTTTCAGTTCCACAGAATCAGGACATCTCAGGTGCTCAAGATTCTGGTGACAAGCAGGTCTTTAAGGATGTTGCAGAGGAGAGAGCCAAGCCATCAGATGATGTTTCATGGTTGGGTTATGTACAACCAGGTGAACTGGCTGCTGAGTGCCATTCAGTTTCACAAAACTATGATACTTCAGCTGTTCAAGATTCTGAATACGGGCAAGTTATCCAGAATGGCATGTTACGGGGTGGCTCTGACTTGCTCAGCCAGGGTTATTATCCTAACGCAGAACCAAAGTTGGACTTATATTCTTCTCAAAGTAATTCTTGTGAGGATGAGCTCCCTTTACAGGTTCAAAGTTCAGAAGTTGTGTTGCTTCCCTTTAAAGAGGAAAACTCAAGCACTGAAGAGATTGTGAGAAAAGAAGGTGAGGCCTCTACGTCTCTTGCAGGCTGTGAACCAGACGGTTTAGACTTTGATGGCTTTGGGGAGTTATTTAATGAGCCTGAGATTGTTCCTGATCCCAATACAGAGTCCTGGTCAGGTGACATGAGCTTCCAGTTCCAAGCAACTGAAGCGACGGAAACAAGTTTTGTAGCTGGAAACAGCAGTGACTCCTGTCCTGATGAAGTTGATAATACAGATGCACCAGTCTCTGTTGATAGTTGTTTGGCATATTTTACGAAGCCTGAACTTCTCCCTGACAAACATGCTTGGCATTGTGAAAATTGTTCCAAGATTTTGCGTGGCCAAGGGATGGGAGGTAAGGGAGGTCTGCAGAAAACCACACCAAGGACTAGTATGAATGGAGTTGAGGTAAGAAGTGGAGTTGAGGTAAGAAGCGGCAATGCCCCATTGGGTTTCAACAAGGATTCTGTGGATCTTGCTGAATGCAGTCATTTGGACAATGGGAAGCTTGAAAGTGATACTGTTTCCACAACTACCGCTGAAAGCTTGCCTCTGAATAATAAGAGACTTGATGATTCAAACCAAAATTGTACCAAGCTTGAAAACAGTCAAACGGGTGAGGAGGCAGATTCAGAGTTTGTAAACCCCATTTCCAATTGTCTAGCATGCTTGAAAATTTGTCAAGGGGACAAAGTACTTGGTTTGTCGAATAATACTATTGAGGGGCAAACACCAACTTTGGATCACCATGATTCTAGTAATCAAACAAGTGAGTTGTGTATTCTTGATAACTGTATACAATGTGAAACTGTTCAAGCACAGCCTAAGGTTTCTCAGCCTTTGGCTGTAGTACGTGACTCAGATGAGAATGAAGATAAGGAAATGGACTCAAAAAGTGTGAAGGCAATGAGAGATGCAACTAAGAGGATTCTCATCAATAGGGTCCCACCCATCCTGACCATTCATCTTAAGAGATTCAGTCAAGATTCCCGTGGCCGCTTAAGCAAATTGAGTGGTGATGTTAGTTTCAAAGAAACAATTGATCTTCGGCCATATATGGACCCCAG gtgtggagaagagagatataAATGTGAATACCACCTAGTTGGTGTGGTGGTGCATTCTGGGACCATGCGAGGTGGGCATTATATTGCATACGTGAGAG